TCTCCCCGCCGGTTGCTCTCTTCTGCCCCAAGCCCGCCGccccccctctcttcctccgccccttctcctcctcctcctcgtcctacCCCTCCGTGGCTCTCCACACGCTACTCTCCCGCACCCCATGCCTCCTCGTCGCCTCTCCGAAGCCCGCCACCCGCGCCGCAGCTGCCGCCgacgccgccgctgccgccgccgccgagaCCGACGTCGTGGAGGAGGATGAGGCCGCCGCCGAAGCCCCGTTGATCCCCTCCAAGCCCAAGATTGGGAAGGCCGCCTTGCTCCTCAAGAGGGACAGAGTACTTCCTCATCCGATCTCCCTCCATCTTCTTTACTCTCTCCATGTTTGTGTTTGTGTTTGTTTGTCGGATTTTAGAAGAATTAGTGAAGGGATCTCGGATAAAGgtggtattttgatgagcaGACGAGGTCGAAGCGGTTTTTGGAGATCCAGAATCTGAGGGAGAGCAAGAAGGACTATGATGTGCCAATGGCAGTGGCGCTTCTCAAGCAGATGTCCAGCACTAATTTTGTCGAGTCTGCCGAGGCCCATTTCCGCCTCAATATTGACCCCAAGTACAATGACCAGCAGCTGAGGGCATCGGTGTGGATTTTCACTAAATTCTTCTCTTTGTTGCACTTCAAATTTGTTTGTTTGTTATTGTTTGCATTGATTGCTTATCTGCTTTTGTCTCTTCTTGTAGGTGAATTTACCCAAGGGGGCAGGGCGGACTGTCAAAGTAGCCGTTCTAACACAAGGTCGGTTAACTAGATACCGATGCTGATATGTTGGTGTTGCGTATAACTGCCTATATCACACATCTATGCCGAAGTTTGAATACTTTTAGAtgattcctttttctttctgagTAAAACTTATGAATTTCCTACTCTTCCTTGGTGAACTGACAGTGTAACAGTAGAATATAATTTTGATAATTTGatttttctcactttttttATGTTGTGGTTCCAATTGTGATTTCTCAATACCTAGTCAATCTCCGAGAAAATAAATGTTCTAGATTGGTATTGAGCATTAGAGATAAGTTCAAGCTAGTCTCTAATTATATGGACATTAGAAATACTGTTTGCACAACATGCTTGTTTCCTATCTTTTCATTTATGTTTAATGAAAGTCTTGGTCTCAAACTCAAAGGTTTATTGTTTCTGAGGAAGATTTGGTTATGCCATTCAATTCATGGAAAGTCTTCTGAAATTTTATATTGTGCAAGCTTTTATATTGTAATCTGCTTGGAAGGCCATGATTGTACAGCTTGCTTAAACTGAACTGGATGGTTATGTTTCAATTTGTCCAATCTGATGGAATTAAAGTCATCCATCACATACTGCTTTTGTTAAATCTCTGTCTAACTCCACGTTTGTACGGTACTGTTATACGAATACGCCACTCATGACTTAAACCATGCCATATATCCTTCATTTCGACTCATAGTTTAGAATCTCATATAATGTATTTTATGTAGATTCCCACTTTCTTATTCCATTTGTATCCAATTTTTGGCGTGATCAGAAATTGCGGGAGCTTATTATTCTCTTTCTACTTAAAAACCTTGTCCAGTTGCCTATTGATCCATAGCATGCCCATCAGCTGATCAACATTTGGAATCTCAAACTCTGGATTGTCTCTCCTACTATTATCTGAAATCAGTCTGTTCAATACTAGTCAGATGCTATCCTTTTCACCTTTTGTAATCCGACTGATCCATAGTCCTTCCTTCCAGAAGGCCTAAAAATTTGTTTATTCCCTaataaaaaattcatcaaaGCATACACTAATATGTAGATGTATTATCCCTACACATAAGCTTACAATGTTATATGATATTTCCATTAAGTTTCCACCTTTTTATACTTCGAACTAACTGTAACTTATGATGATATTGGAAATTCCAGCAGACACATAGTTTCAGTTCTACATTAGCAACCATGTCAAATTGCTCCACTGGTTCATAGAATATCAATCAACTGATCAAACACTGAATGATAATTCAACAATTCTGAATCTTCTTCCTTAATTACACGATATCCTCTTAACCCTTTTGTAACCCAAAAAGAATATAATCTTGGCCATTACTTCAGCTTACTGTCGCAAGCATAAGAAAACTTGACATATAATATAAAGGGGTAATGGAAGTGACCACATTGTTGGAGGCTGATCTTTTTCTTAATATGGTGAAATATTTTTGCTTTTCTGACCTCTAGATTTCTCTATGGCATTTtatcaactttcagatttttggGTATCAAAGACAGCTAGAGTAGGCAAAGATTAAGCATAGTATGATGGTGTTCCTATAGAGTGAGCCTTTTGAGGGCAATCATAGTAAAATTTTGCTCATCATGGTGCCCATGCCTAGACATAGACTTTCTAGTGTTAAAATGTGCCAAAGGATTCAGATCATTGGAAATTTTTTTGCAGATATCTGTTTTTGTCACAGACCGAGCATATTAATGTCCGTGACAAAAGGAATTCTTGGACCATATTGGGTTTCTTGCAAGAAATACAGTGCTTCTGAGCTTATTGGGTTTACTCAATGAATAACTTTTGTAGGATAGACCTGGATCAGGTCACATCCTCATCGATGACGGAGCAACTCAGCTGGTCAGAGAAAGAATGAAGACAGACTAAACACTGGGATTGTAAAATTAAAGAAACTTGTCCTATGTTAGATCATTTGGCTAAGTTGCCTTGACTGTGAGTAAAGATTCATCTCTTAAAGCGGAGCCCATCCAACATTGCACTTGAATCAGCTTAAAGCAGCTGTTGTTTGTTAAAGTTGAACAATTCATAGAAGTTTACCTTTGTAGGCAACTAGGCACAATTGGAGACTTTAGCATTGGATCCTTTTTCCAATTTTGTTTTAGTATGATGATGGTTTTACATTAATTTTTGCTACAGAAAGCTTTTTAAGACTTAGTGTTTCCTGGATCTGATATTTATTAGGTTTAAATTTTATAGGAGAGAAGATTGATGAAGCAAAGAGTACAGGAGCTGATGTAGTTGGTGGAGAAGATTTAATAGAACAAATAAAGGGAGGATTCATGGAGTTTGATAAGTTAATTGCTTCACCAGATATGATGCCTAAGGTTTGTATTCTATATTCAAAGAGGATCGTCTCtttgccttttcttttaatgatacAGATGGAGGCTGTAAGCAAACTAAATCATTGGAGtttatatttttacttttttaagaaaatgtCTTTCATCTGctattaaatatataatattgccTCAATGCCAATGAAGTGAAATTTTAAACAGCCATTTAATCATTTGACTGCATAGTTAAAAAACCGTGGTtgaagaaattaaaattaatcagtagattttttaaattttgttaatatttttattagtaATTTTTAACCGGCTAGCCTCATAGTACCTGATATTAGCTAATCTACAAAATTCCTTATGGTTATAATTTTAGTAATAATGCATATATTATTTTGTCGACTTATCCTAGAAATGATATACAGATTATAGACATGATTATTATATGTAAACACTTTTTCATTCGCAACCAATGGTCTTCTTTTAACTGACACGGTAAATCTAGGCATGATCTTGTCAAACCTAGAACTGCAAGCCTGTTGCTGTATCGAGTTTCCCCTCAGATTCATACATCATCTAGCTCTTGAAAACAGACATGCCAGCTCTTATATAAGCTTTAGGAACACATATTTTCATGAGATTATCTAATTTATCATAATGCATTTggtaagaaagaaattaaatgaaAACTACTTAGTCACTTGAGGATTCCTAATTTTGAAATTTCGACACATGTATTGTCCAACCATTTATTCCCTATGTGATAGACCTTCTGTAAGGACTCCTAacagaagagaaagaaagcatTAGGGGCAGGCCATGTATTTCTAGTTACGGATGGATTCAGTTTAAAGAATTCTTTCGAAAagaaatgaatcaagatgagtTGTCAGCCTATCCTAGATATCTCCTAGATAGCTTGGGAGATCTGGAAGTGGCTGGTAAGATAATGGCACAGCCTCTCTGCTTCTCCCATTTTCCTTTGTATCTCTCACTAACCATCTTGCCTTCTTCTGCTGCATTAGTAactcatccaaatattgccaccTAGATTTGTAATTTTGTCTCTGATATGTTTTTCATCTATGTACATTCCCTTTTTACAACTAAGCTTGTTTTAGAATGCCTAACTGGAGGGGAATTCTTAGAGATGATCTAAGTGCTTCAATAACCTCTATTGGAACATAAACTAAAGATGTACCATTTCTTCTcattgttgctaattgaaatcTATAGTCCAGAAAATGATATCTTCTGCAATTCCAGTAGTTAACCTACCGCTTTTCTTTAATTACCGCTGATGATACCTACGTTACAAACTTATTGTTTGCTTTCATAGGCTATAGTTCTCTGGATCACTAATTGTTAATTGTCATTCTCATGGGAGCCCGGGGTTGTAAATTTCCAAAATTCATTGATAAGCTCCTTTTGATGCCTTCTTGTGTTCATATTGCATATCCAATCTAGGTTTGTGTCCTCCTGGAAGAGATTTGATGCAATATAAAATTCAAAAGCTGTAGTCAGCCTTGTGATATTATAGCTTGACTTAAGAttaatatttgttttatttgatcTGATATATTTAGGACTCTTTGGGGAGCATGGTGAGACATGTTGAAGGATGAAACTTATATTTGAATCACGGAGGTCAGATTTAGACAGGAACTTTTGTTCAGCATTATTAGTGTATGGTAAAGATGCCCATTTGatctatttttcaaataaatttgaGGTGGCCATTTGCAATTCCACTAATTTTAGGCTTTCTAGAGAAGAAAGCTGAAAAATAAATCTGAGGCTCTATAGAGAAGAAATATGGAAAAACCTATCAACAAATGAGATAGAATCACTTAGAATGTGAAATGGAACACTTTCATTAAACAGCATCAGGAGATTGTGGTCATAGATTGTAAACATCACACTTAATTGTGAATTGGATTAAAACGTATGCGCATTCAAAAGCTCAAAAGTCAAAATGGTTATCCTCATCTCAATTTATGCCGGCAGTTAGTCTGACTGTAGCTGCATAAGAAAAGCTCTTTTTGGTGATAATATTCAGTAGAAATGTCATAAAATCTACAAGAATATGTTATTTTTGGTAAAAGATGACTTGGTGACTATTTGTTTATGCATTCTTAAGAACAACTGCTAACTAGATTTAAGTTTTTGCTAGCTCACACATGGAGGAATTTTAGTACCATCCACGCTTCTAGGTTTTGGTGTTTTCTAGCTCTGAACCATGTTAGAAAGTTGCAATAATGAATTGTGTCCACTACTAAAGTATTTTTGTGTTGAGGGGgggaacacacacacacacaggtaTCTTGATGAACATACATGCAACTGTCCATGTCCTTAGCTTACTAGGGCTTCCCCTTACATGTAAGTCTATGATGCACAAACATATATAGTTTCtgccaaacttctttaataattaaaatttaatatgtttatttttttttttctgatttcagCAATTCATGGCTTCTTTCTGAATtgcttttttaattttgttgaaTTCTTGCTATTCATTtggttgtatcaaaaaaaatatttctttttttattttttgtcccttaaattttattaattttttcagAACTTTTGTTAAAGTATGAACTTGTGCCTATGAAATATGCAAAGTTAATTTCTATCCCAATATGATGCTTATGTGCCGTTCATATAGGAAAGTTACTCTAGAGGATCTATGTCTAATGCTGGATAAACACCGTAGACTTGAGGAGTGTTCTTAGCAAAGTCATTACGAATTTATTGTGATCTATTACAGGCAAGCCTATAATGAGAATCTTGGTGCAAGATGGGTAGTTGATCTTGGTctgctttcttctcatgaacagTGGGATCAGGGGTCATTTAAATACTACTCCAGCTATCACAGTAGAAATGTTTGGAAGCAAACAAGTGCATGGATAAGAGAGAGGACATCACGAACTGATTAAACATGTGGGCCTTTGCATATTTTGAGCTTGGCCCTAGAGCAATATAGGTATATgcatatgtacatgtatatgtatatgtatttgtCTACGCACAAGTATATGGATATGTGTACAtcgatatgtatgtatacatttatgtatatgtatatgcgtGTATTGTTTCATGATCTTTTCAGAGTTGAGGCGATTTTTTGGTGATTAAGAAGCCAGTAGAATGGTCGTTAGAAATATCATTGACATCAACCTTGCTTGAAAGCATGTAGTTCTGGCAAGGAGGGAGAAAACAACAGAAAGTGATTGTTTCTTGAAGTTACTACTTGGTGTATAATACAACTGCATTAGTAAACGGATGGTTGTCTACTAACTAGCCCACAATGTGGACATGTTTATAGATAAGGTGGTTACTCATGTTCCAATAGAGATTGATTGATTGAAGCTTGACCTTTTCAAAAGGACTTGAAATTGCGACACATACCGTACGGCATCCACAAGGTACTGAGACTCGGTATCACCCCCTATTGTGCCAGCACTTGATGCAGGGTGTACCGCTTGGGTACCGTTATGGGGTCCAACACTGAGCCTGCAAACCTTGCTCCCAAGGACTGGTTAACTTGCTTCACAAAGGTAAGTCACTGCCTTGGTTTCTCAGCATTGTACTTTGTTGGAGTAGAGAGCTATTGCTTATGattaccaacatcagcatgtaTGGAGGAAAGCTAGTTCGGTGACAAAATATCTATCTTTCCATGGGAGGCAAATGAATGAATGTGCAAGAGGTTTGGCTGCCCCCCAACTTGATGACACATGGAGCTGTCACTGATTGTTTTTAGAAACTATATATTTGCTTATCATACAGTTTAAACTTTTCTAGATGATTGAATAGCCTGTGGATTCTCTAGCATCTGAAAGAAAAACACTGGTCTGTGATTTAAAAAATGTTTATTGGGTGAGGAGATATTTAGGTTAGGTAATCACCTGACAACTGTATTCAGCGGTCGGTATACACGTGGCTAATCAGCTTGAAGGTTTATTTTGCTAAAACAAGTACCTTTAGAGAGAAATCCGCCTTCGCTATTAATAAGTAGCCAAGGGGCTCAAGTcatcttggatttttttttgacatgTCCCTTGAAATGAATAATGGTCAAGCATTTTTCATTAATAATAATCATTTACCTTAATGGGGCCAGTAGATGACAACAATTGATGTGTACCACCAAGCAAAGAAGCATAATCTTGACAGTTCTAGGTAACTATAACTTGAAGGACCTCTTGATGGACAAGGCACAAGGGTCCTAATTGGTCTTTTAAAATGGAGAGATGGAGGCAAATACTTTGGGAGGATGTGGCTGGTCTATTGGAGGATGTGGTGGGTTGGGTTGCTGCATCTTAACCTCCTCGGAGAGCGTCATGGAGAAGGAATTTT
Above is a genomic segment from Phoenix dactylifera cultivar Barhee BC4 unplaced genomic scaffold, palm_55x_up_171113_PBpolish2nd_filt_p 000026F, whole genome shotgun sequence containing:
- the LOC103698105 gene encoding 50S ribosomal protein L1, chloroplastic-like; amino-acid sequence: MPLVSSLPCHHPGALHQAAIMAAVSSPSSLSPPVALFCPKPAAPPLFLRPFSSSSSSYPSVALHTLLSRTPCLLVASPKPATRAAAAADAAAAAAAETDVVEEDEAAAEAPLIPSKPKIGKAALLLKRDRTRSKRFLEIQNLRESKKDYDVPMAVALLKQMSSTNFVESAEAHFRLNIDPKYNDQQLRASVNLPKGAGRTVKVAVLTQGEKIDEAKSTGADVVGGEDLIEQIKGGFMEFDKLIASPDMMPKVASLGKILGPRGLMPNPKAGTVTTDIPQAIQEFKKGKVEYRADKTGIVHLPFGKACFPDEDLIINLMAAIRSVEANKPSGAKGVYWKSAHICSSMGPSIRLNIREMLDFKPPATV